A genomic region of Natronoarchaeum mannanilyticum contains the following coding sequences:
- a CDS encoding Htur_1727 family rSAM-partnered candidate RiPP yields the protein MDDGSTQLEKSTRARVGEEPRGDPLPEWDVFVREDAGGVMRHVGSVSAPTPEKAHEHASRLFGWFADDVWVCESSEIHRFSTHSLGEPGEDVTPESGTERRQHEWDE from the coding sequence ATGGACGACGGATCGACGCAGTTGGAGAAGTCGACGCGCGCTCGCGTGGGCGAGGAACCGCGAGGCGACCCGCTGCCCGAGTGGGACGTGTTCGTTCGCGAGGATGCCGGAGGAGTCATGCGCCACGTCGGCAGCGTCAGCGCGCCGACGCCGGAGAAGGCCCACGAGCACGCCAGCCGGCTGTTCGGCTGGTTCGCCGACGACGTGTGGGTCTGCGAGTCCTCGGAGATCCACCGCTTCTCGACGCACTCGCTGGGCGAACCGGGAGAAGACGTCACGCCCGAGTCCGGAACCGAGCGCCGCCAGCACGAGTGGGACGAGTGA